One Desulfonatronum thiodismutans DNA segment encodes these proteins:
- the tmcC gene encoding TmcC family electron transfer complex membrane anchor subunit, whose product MYGIYNFVTGPLVWASFAIFIFGSIYRLVSMYTLAKKKDAVSLAYMDWKFSFRSIFNWLIPFKALGWKMNPVLTVVTYVFHICLLATPILLSAHIIMIEESWGVSWWSLSDSTADVMTILVIAACAFFAGRRLYQKDVRFLTTGQDWLILTIAALPFITGFLAYHQLFNYQVLIIAHVLAGNIMIAAIPFTRISHMLFAVFTRAYIGSEFGGIRKAKDW is encoded by the coding sequence ATGTACGGCATATACAACTTCGTCACCGGACCCCTGGTTTGGGCGTCCTTCGCCATCTTCATCTTCGGGTCCATCTATCGCCTGGTTTCCATGTACACCCTGGCCAAAAAGAAGGACGCCGTCTCCCTGGCCTACATGGACTGGAAATTCTCTTTTCGATCCATTTTCAACTGGCTGATTCCCTTCAAGGCCTTGGGCTGGAAAATGAACCCGGTCCTGACAGTGGTCACGTACGTGTTCCACATCTGCCTGCTGGCTACGCCCATCCTGCTCTCGGCTCACATCATCATGATTGAGGAATCCTGGGGCGTCAGCTGGTGGAGTCTTTCCGACTCCACCGCGGACGTCATGACCATCCTGGTCATCGCCGCCTGCGCATTTTTCGCCGGTCGTCGCCTCTACCAGAAGGATGTCCGCTTTCTGACCACCGGCCAGGACTGGCTTATTCTGACCATCGCGGCACTCCCCTTCATTACCGGCTTTTTGGCCTATCACCAGCTCTTCAACTACCAAGTGCTGATCATTGCCCACGTTTTAGCCGGCAACATCATGATCGCCGCGATTCCGTTCACCCGCATCAGTCATATGCTCTTCGCCGTATTCACCCGCGCTTACATCGGCTCCGAGTTCGGCGGGATTCGCAAAGCCAAAGACTGGTAG